Genomic window (Shewanella psychropiezotolerans):
GCATAAATGCCACTCCTCTCGGCGGCTTGTTGCGGCCCTTAGTTTCTACACGAGTCTTGATCTCACCGCGAGGTGAGGCCACTAGGACTTCATCACCACGCTTAACCCCGCGCGCTTTTGCGTCTTCTGGATGAAGGAAGATCTGTGCATCCGGGTAGGCACGATGTAGCTCAGGGACACGAGCCGTCATAGAGCCAGTGTGCCAATGTTCAAGCACGCGACCGGTCGATAGCCAGAGATCGAATTCTTCGTTTGGTTCCTCTGCAGCAGGCTCATAGGGTAGGGCGAAGATCACCGCCTTACCGTCCGGCTTACCGTAGAAGTTGAAGCCTTCGCCGGCCTTAACATAAGGATCGCTACCTTCGACAAAGCGGCGCAGGGTTTCTTTGCCGTTGACCACAGGCCAACGTAAACCGCGAGTCTCGTGATAAGTATCGAAATCGGCTAAATCGTGGGCATGACCACGTCCAAACTGGGCGTACTCTTCGAATAAGCCTTTCTGTAAGTAGAAGCCAAATGCCTCAGATTCATCATTTAGCTCGGCCTTACAATCTGAAGTGGGGAACTTATTGACTTCACCGTTAGCAAAGAGCACGTCATAGAGTGTCTTATCTGCCAAGTCTGGTTGCTTAGCGATAAGTTCGCTTGGCCATACCTCAGAGACTTTGAAGCGCCTAGAAAACTCTACTAGCTGCCAAAGATCAGACTTAGCGCCTTCGGGTGGCTTCACTTGTTGATGCCACATATGAGTACGACGCTCGGCGTTACCGTAGGCGCCCTCTTTTTCTACCCACATGGCTGTGGGAAGAATAAGGTCGGCGGCCATGGCCGAGACCGTTGGGTATGGATCTGAAACTACGATGAAGTTTTCCGGGTTACGGAAACCAGGTAAGATCTCTTCATTGATGTTAGCGCCAGCCTGGACGTTATTAGTACACATGGTCCAGTAACAGTTCAGCTTGCCATCTTTGAGCATACGGCTCTGAAGTACGGCGTGATATCCCGGCTTAGGTGGAATCGTGCCTGCTGGAACCTGCCAGAGTTTTTCGGTGATGGCTCTGTGCTTAGGATTCTTAACCACCATGTCGGCAGGAAGGCGGTGAGAGAAAGTGCCTACTTCACGGGCGGTACCACAAGCCGATGGTTGACCCGTTAGCGAGAACGGACTGTTGCCAGGCGTTGCTATCTTGCCAGTCAAGAGGTGGATGTTGTAGAGCATGTTGTTGGCCCAGACGCCACGTGTGTGCTGGTTAATTCCCATGGTCCACAGGCTCATCACCTTGATAGAAGGGTCGGCGTACGCCTTGGCCATCTCTTCTAATTTTTCAGGCTCGACGCCACTCATCTTAGCGGTGTACTCGAGAGTATAAGTGCTAACGAACTTGGCATATTCATCGAAGCTGATAGGCGTCGATGAGCCCTTACCTGGATTCTTGGCTTTTTGCTCGAGCGGATGCTCGGGACGCAGTCCATAACCAATATCAGTCGTGCCAAGAACAAATTTAGTGTGCTTGCTGACGAATTCTTTATTCACCGCATCGTTTTCAATGATGTAGTTAGCTATG
Coding sequences:
- the napA gene encoding nitrate reductase catalytic subunit NapA; protein product: MSISRREFLKANAAVAAATAVGVTLPVKLVEAAEQKDDIKWDKAPCRFCGVGCSVLVGTKNGKVVATQGDPESPVNKGLNCIKGYFLSKIMYGKDRLTTPLLRMTDGKYDKEGEFTPVSWDTALDTMAEKWKHTLKTKGPTAVGMFGSGQWTIWEGYAASKLHKAGFLTNNIDPNARHCMASAVGGFMRTFGIDEPMGCYDDLEAADHFVLWGANMAEMHPILWARLSDRRLSSPTSRVHVLSTFQNRSFDLADNAMVFRPQTDLVILNYIANYIIENDAVNKEFVSKHTKFVLGTTDIGYGLRPEHPLEQKAKNPGKGSSTPISFDEYAKFVSTYTLEYTAKMSGVEPEKLEEMAKAYADPSIKVMSLWTMGINQHTRGVWANNMLYNIHLLTGKIATPGNSPFSLTGQPSACGTAREVGTFSHRLPADMVVKNPKHRAITEKLWQVPAGTIPPKPGYHAVLQSRMLKDGKLNCYWTMCTNNVQAGANINEEILPGFRNPENFIVVSDPYPTVSAMAADLILPTAMWVEKEGAYGNAERRTHMWHQQVKPPEGAKSDLWQLVEFSRRFKVSEVWPSELIAKQPDLADKTLYDVLFANGEVNKFPTSDCKAELNDESEAFGFYLQKGLFEEYAQFGRGHAHDLADFDTYHETRGLRWPVVNGKETLRRFVEGSDPYVKAGEGFNFYGKPDGKAVIFALPYEPAAEEPNEEFDLWLSTGRVLEHWHTGSMTARVPELHRAYPDAQIFLHPEDAKARGVKRGDEVLVASPRGEIKTRVETKGRNKPPRGVAFMPFFDARQLVNKLLLDATDPLSKETDFKKCPVKVMKV